Part of the Rhinoderma darwinii isolate aRhiDar2 chromosome 2, aRhiDar2.hap1, whole genome shotgun sequence genome, ACAGGGTTAGTTAGTGGAGTCACAATAGTGTACATGAGAGACAGAATCTTATATAAAGAAATAGATTTTCCCTTTCTTGGGGTCAGATAAACTGAAAATAGGGCCCCATAAAATATTGACACCACAGTTAAGTGGGAGCTGCAGGTAGAGAAGGCTTTTTGTCTACCGGTAATGGACTGTATCTTGAGGACTGTATGGACTATATATGCATAAGAAATGGAAATGATCAAGAATGGACAAACAATTACAAAGAATCCAATGACTAGAGCATATATCTGAAATGTCATTATATTAGAACAAGATAGAGCTAATATAGGATCAAAGTCACAAAAGAAGTGATCAATGACGTTTGACTTGCAGAAGTGAAGCTTGGAGATATTGATTGTTTCAATTATTGTTAGAGAAAAACCAATGAGCCAAGATAAAAGAACAGACATGAGGCAAACCAGAGGAGTCATCAAAGAATTATAATGTAGTGGGCGACATATGGCCAAATATCTGTCATAAGACATGACAGTCAGTAGAAGACATTCTGAGCAATcacaagaagaaaagaaaagaaactgTGTAATACATCCAGATAGAGACATAGAAGATCCATTGTTCAGGACACCATGAAGCATGTTCGGGACAATATTTGAGGACAGGATGATATCTGACATGGTGAGTTGCGTCAGGAAGAAATACATGGGGCAGTGGAGGTTCTTGCTGTAGGACACCAGGGTGATGACCAAGAGGTTCCCGCAGATTGTAACACAGTAAATCATAAGAattagaagaaaaaacaaaattgtgaAGCTATGTAGTCCTGGAAACCCAAGGAGAAGAACTGAGGTTATGTTGCTCTCTTCCATTCCCTATAAAAATGAGACACGGATATAAATGAAGAACATTAATTCATGCAaatatttacatatatttatctatatttattATGGGGGAATGTAGAAAAAAATCAAGAACATGTTACAGTAATAAGGTCATCAAgttcttaaagggatcctgtcatcaacatcttacctgttaaactcgcctgacccctcaatggccgcagctgtccagagttcgttcctgttctcttctttcctgaagtcctcctctgtcggtaaatgtagtcgtttaaactcttcccgccttttatggtaattatttttccctctgggacccagcttcttaaccccgcccaccaccgccacctgtccggccctgactggctaaggagctgtcaatcaaaaagaaggaggtggagtccactctgagacgctggaggaatgaaaatctgactcttttcagatgaagatttgactcttttctgctcatttgcatacggtttgggaccactgaaaaacggaatactaaaaggtacagagcttacttagaacatatttatagcttagatgacaatgatttttcacccactttcactaagtattgctggctttatagctaaaatgctggtgacaggttccctttaaggcaccTTTTCTTGGGCCAATGAACGGGCAAACAAGcaatcatatgaacgctcgttcccgatcattgccctatgtaaacagggcaacgatcaactGATGAACGAAGAAATGTTCATCGGCTGCTCATATCGTCTacacagcacaaaatattatcgttgttggcagcacatctcaatATGTAAATGGGGAGAcatgcatggggacgagtgatcagagtaacgggtgctcatccccatacattactgatcatagctccttgtgagagctgtctcgttgatcggagctcgtttTTACGACCGATATTGACCGATGTAAATAGACCCTTACTGTAAAACCATCACTATGAATCTATTATCAGATTTTTCTAGTAGATTGACATAGACAGAATTATCACAACACAGATTAGATTTATTTGCTGCAGTAAGATCTgctactgattttttttattctagtccATTAGCTGCATTTGTTATTGCCTCATTGTAATAAATACCAAATACCAACACATTCACTGTTTcggcattaaaaaataaaataattatttttgtgtcCTAGTTCTGGACAAATCCTTTAAAATTTTAATTAATAAGAAATGCAACACAACAAATGTTAGGAAGTCTGAAAATAATTTTGAGAATGTTTATGTGAAATAAACCAGATTACAAAACAATTATGGAATAAACTAAGAAGAAAGGACAAATTACCAAGATGAATTGTAAGAAATTGTATTTTCTAAatgactgtattttttttgtatatgagAGAAGATTAGGTAGACATGTGAGAGTATGTCCATAAGTAGAGTTTTTGCATCATTTTGCGTTTTTTGGGGAGTGCATTTCTATGAGTATTTCTATGTATTTGAGATCACCCACGGAACGACTGTAGACACCCACAGAACCTGAGAGATCGCCTAGTTAATGCAGCTATTGGGTCACCAGTAACAACACAACAGACATTTTTGGGGTCTCGTAAGTTGGGCTATTTCCATTGTCTGAATGATGAGAATTTGATAAAGGCTGAGTACTTTACACACCCACAATTTCCCACCCGATCTTTACCAACAATGCAATTCCTCTGGAAAGGGTAATTCTGCACAGTATCATGAAGTGTAAGAACAACTAGGACTTGGTCTCCCTCTCTCCACGGGCTCCAGAGCTGCATGGTCGGCCTCTATTGTATGTACACCCTTCATTAGATCCTATAGTTTTATTAAGAATACTTACGGCATGTGACGCGTTTCACTGGTTACACGTCTGCTCCTCTGTAAGTCTGATATTAAGTGTTAATGAAATGTATGAGGAGAATCCACTGCTTTTATATGTCAGTGAACTGGTGAATATCGAGATCAGACGAGTCCACAGAGAATCCCATGTAAGGTAAAGCACAAGAGAATGTAACGATGGTTTATTAATTAGGTGATTATTTCTTGGGCTCTGGGGTCATTTCTTTTCTGAGGTATTCTTCTACATTGTAAAAGATGTACAATGGTAAACAGACGGTACATCATATGTATTACAATCCCATGTATAtgtaatgttaaatacttttgtgtcaaaaaagacaaaagtatagtaggtatgatacctttattgactACCCAGAAAAGTTATATATGcagctacatggacacacgtcacatccccatcagactgactccagatgccttaactcatcAGCCCTTtaacctccgttttattgccccggcttatcttaatgatgtatcacctcatgtactaattatctttgtgtaacatctttaatgttgtgctttttctatGTCATTCATTTctaaacttgcctgaagaaggggcctttgTGCTCTGAAAGATTATTTTtaagcatatagaacttttatggttagacaataaaggtatcatactataacgaatcggggtagggagacggacaggtgagccctaatctacccgcaactcagtccatgcctacttgcacggcccgtcctaagtgacggcgtacaacttggcgacagtccctacgctcaataagtgaaagacagacaacacaagacaagggcacatagaagcaaagggggaagtaggggcagttgcccacggaacaccgtgagcaacaggagtggtgaacgagccgagtcaatccaggagagtacgtagtgacaaaatcagagcaggagaagagtcagtcaagccagggtcaaaaagtaacagcggtcaataatgtgaatagcaggaatcgcagagccaggaaacaagacaatcacaggcaaggaacaactgctagtgagggtataaatagaccaagggcgggagcagaaccgtcaggccaggatgtgataggttctccctctcctcagcctgcgagcctgagtggtaacagatcgcgtcactctagcagaccttggagctaatgaaggctgattaaccccgggcgtcgacacagaacctgtgtctggcaaatccattacagtacccccccttttatgaggggccactggacccctcCTAGtttggcctggcttgttggggaaccgaagatggaacttcttgAGCAATATACcaacgtgaacatcccgggcaggtacccaagtcctctcctcaggcccatatcctctccaaaggaccaggtactggagggagccttggaccatcctgttgtccacaatcttggatacctcgaattctaccccatcaggagtgagaacagggaccggaggtttcctcgatgtagccaaggacggggagcagcttttcaagagggaggcatggaacacattgtgtatctgaaaagacgggggtaactccagccggaaagagacagggttgaggacctcaatgatcttgtacggccctatataccggggagcaaatatattggacggaactttaaggtgcaaatatttagaagacagccacaccagatcctcgaccacaaacagggggttagttgaacgtcttttatctgcctgagtcttttggatgctctgggacgtctcaaggttcttctgaacctgggcccagactgtgcacagttcccgatgaacgacatctacctcgggattgttggaaccaccaggtgaaacggaggagaaccgtggattaaacccaaaattacagaggaagggagagacccccgacgagttactgacccggttattaagaaaATTCGGCGATGGAAATGAAGGAGAcacaatcattttgacagtctgaaataaaacaccttaagtattgttctagagactgattagtcctctcagtttggccattagtttcaggatggaaggcccgaggaaaaggacagatcaatctccagtttcttacagaaagctctccaaaacaatgaaacaaattgtacccctctgtcagaaacaatattgaccggaaccccatggagacgcaggatgtgtttgacaaacaaggtagctaacgtcttggtattgggtagttttttgaggggtacaaagtggcacatcttactgaagcggtttactacaacccacaccaccgacttgccttgggatggaggcagatcggtgataaaatccatggagatatgggtccaagtaagctcgcaggtcgggacctgggagtcttggacctagcacaaatttcacaagcggcgacataggccttaatgtcttaaagcaacccaggccaccaataggttctagaaatgaggtgcttggtacccaggatgcctggatggccagatagtgcggagtcatgattctccctgagcaacct contains:
- the LOC142740970 gene encoding olfactory receptor 6B2-like; amino-acid sequence: MEESNITSVLLLGFPGLHSFTILFFLLILMIYCVTICGNLLVITLVSYSKNLHCPMYFFLTQLTMSDIILSSNIVPNMLHGVLNNGSSMSLSGCITQFLFFSSCDCSECLLLTVMSYDRYLAICRPLHYNSLMTPLVCLMSVLLSWLIGFSLTIIETINISKLHFCKSNVIDHFFCDFDPILALSCSNIMTFQIYALVIGFFVIVCPFLIISISYAYIVHTVLKIQSITGRQKAFSTCSSHLTVVSIFYGALFSVYLTPRKGKSISLYKILSLMYTIVTPLTNPVIYCLRNKDIKEAFRKVINRLVKETRGQV